A stretch of the Epinephelus fuscoguttatus linkage group LG2, E.fuscoguttatus.final_Chr_v1 genome encodes the following:
- the LOC125901203 gene encoding lysine-specific demethylase 5B-B-like, with amino-acid sequence MAIVKLMPTSSFTASTSTIPPAAASTSSTPPSVSPASDTCPTCNQHTKNYLVEAGLIPHSLAKILTTPTFGQKAGGVWRRLPLQARVITSDEYVAHLDRLEAEEKEKEEQKKKRKAELERKRGEKKTRKCNPSLDSAGHCAICRNTAPPGLDADIDEWVQCELCQVWFHLVCVDMDDVPDGEWLCHKCSVNVVSM; translated from the exons ATGGCT ATTGTAAAGCTCATGCCCACCTCCTCCTTCACTGCATCAACCTCCACAATTCCACCAGCAGCTGCATCTACATCATCCACTCCACCATCTGTGTCCCCTGCCAGTGATACATGCCCGACATGTAATCAGCACACAAAGAATTACCTTGTCGAAGCTGGCCTCATCCCACACTCGCTCGCCAAGATACTCACAACACCCACATTTGGCCAGAAAGCTGGCGGGGTATGGCGTCGGTTGCCCCTACAGGCCAGGGTCATCACCAGCGACGAGTACGTTGCTCATCTCGACAGGCTGGAGGCGGAGgagaaggaaaaggaggaacagaagaagaaaaggaaagcagaattggaaagaaagagaggagaaaaaaagaccaGAAAATGCAACCCTTCACTGGACAGTGCCGGCCACTGTGCAATCTGCCGCAACACTGCACCACCAGGGTTAGATGCAGACATTGACGAGTGGGTTCAGTGTGAGCTCTGTCAAGTGTGGTTTCACTTAGTTTGTGTGGATATGGATGATGTCCCGGATGGAGAGTGGCTGTGTCACAAATGTAGTGTGAATGTAGTGTCAATGTAA